One segment of Pseudomonas pohangensis DNA contains the following:
- the atuD gene encoding citronellyl-CoA dehydrogenase: MIFTQEHEELRRTVRNFVDKEINPHVDEWEKAGTFPIHEVFKKAGDLGLLGISKPEKFGGMGLDYSYSIVAAEEFGTIHCGGVPMAIGVQTDMCTPAIARFGSDELREEFLRPAIAGDMVGCIGVSEVGAGSDVAGLKTHARKDGDDYVINGSKMWITNSPSADFMCLLANTSDDKPHVNKSMIVVPMNSPGITLSPHLDKLGMRSSETAQVFFDNVRVPQRNRVGHEGAGFMMQMLQFQEERLFGAANIIKGLEYCVDSTIEYCKERKTFGNALIDNQVIHFRLAELQTEIEALRALVYQAVEMYVKGKDVTKLASMAKLKAGRLGREVSDSCLQYWGGMGFMWDNPVSRSFRDVRLVSIGGGADEIMLGIICKLMGTLPGKKKS; this comes from the coding sequence ATGATCTTTACCCAGGAACACGAAGAACTGCGCCGCACCGTCCGCAACTTTGTCGACAAGGAAATCAACCCGCATGTCGACGAGTGGGAAAAAGCCGGCACCTTCCCGATCCATGAAGTCTTCAAGAAGGCCGGCGATCTGGGCCTGCTCGGCATTTCCAAGCCGGAGAAATTCGGCGGTATGGGTCTGGACTACAGCTACTCGATCGTCGCGGCGGAAGAGTTCGGCACCATCCATTGCGGCGGTGTGCCCATGGCCATCGGCGTGCAGACCGACATGTGCACCCCGGCCATCGCCCGCTTCGGTTCTGATGAGCTGCGTGAAGAGTTTCTGCGTCCGGCGATTGCCGGTGACATGGTCGGCTGTATCGGCGTCTCCGAAGTCGGTGCGGGCTCCGACGTCGCCGGGTTGAAAACCCACGCCAGGAAAGACGGCGACGACTACGTGATCAACGGCAGCAAGATGTGGATCACCAACTCGCCATCGGCCGATTTCATGTGCCTGCTGGCCAATACCAGCGACGACAAGCCGCACGTCAACAAGAGCATGATCGTGGTGCCGATGAACAGCCCCGGCATCACCCTCAGCCCGCACCTGGACAAGCTCGGCATGCGCAGTTCGGAGACCGCCCAGGTGTTTTTCGACAACGTGCGCGTGCCCCAGCGCAACCGCGTCGGCCATGAAGGCGCCGGGTTCATGATGCAGATGCTGCAGTTCCAGGAAGAGCGTCTGTTCGGCGCAGCCAACATCATCAAGGGCCTGGAGTACTGCGTCGACAGTACCATCGAGTACTGCAAGGAGCGTAAAACCTTCGGCAATGCGCTGATCGACAATCAGGTCATCCACTTCCGCCTGGCCGAGCTGCAAACCGAGATCGAAGCCCTGCGCGCGCTGGTCTATCAGGCCGTGGAAATGTACGTAAAGGGCAAGGACGTGACCAAGCTGGCCTCGATGGCCAAGCTCAAGGCCGGCCGCCTCGGTCGCGAAGTCAGCGACAGCTGCCTGCAGTACTGGGGCGGCATGGGTTTCATGTGGGACAACCCGGTGTCGCGTTCCTTCCGCGACGTGCGCCTGGTATCGATTGGCGGCGGTGCCGACGAAATCATGCTCGGCATTATCTGCAAGCTGATGGGCACACTGCCGGGCAAAAAGAAAAGCTGA
- a CDS encoding enoyl-CoA hydratase/isomerase family protein, with translation MSLPDCETLLLKPEAGVLHITLNRPDCRNAMSLQMVHELSAVLDSVKEDPGVRALVLRGAGGHFCAGGDIKDMAGARSAGADAYRQLNRAFGAMLEQAQNCPQVLVALLEGAVLGGGFGLACVSDIAIASSEARFGLPETTLGIIPAQIAPFVVKRIGLTQARRLALTAARFNGSEAERLGLVHFSETDSAAIEARLQEVLGQIRQCAPQANAQTKALLLATETEALGPLLDKAAGQFAAAVTGTEGAEGTMAFVQKRAPSWAQ, from the coding sequence ATGTCGCTACCTGACTGCGAAACCTTACTGCTCAAGCCTGAAGCCGGCGTGCTGCACATTACCCTCAATCGCCCGGACTGCCGCAACGCCATGAGCCTGCAAATGGTGCATGAGCTAAGTGCAGTGCTCGACAGCGTGAAAGAGGATCCCGGCGTGCGCGCCCTGGTGTTGCGCGGAGCCGGCGGGCATTTCTGCGCCGGTGGCGACATCAAGGATATGGCCGGCGCGCGCAGTGCCGGGGCAGATGCTTACCGCCAACTCAACCGCGCCTTTGGCGCCATGCTGGAGCAGGCGCAGAACTGCCCGCAGGTGCTGGTCGCTTTACTGGAAGGCGCGGTACTGGGGGGCGGCTTTGGCCTGGCCTGTGTCTCGGACATTGCCATCGCCAGCAGCGAAGCCCGATTCGGCTTGCCGGAAACCACTCTGGGCATTATTCCCGCGCAGATCGCACCGTTCGTGGTCAAGCGCATCGGACTGACCCAGGCCCGGCGGCTGGCGCTGACAGCGGCGCGCTTCAATGGCAGCGAGGCCGAACGCCTCGGACTGGTGCACTTCAGCGAGACCGACAGCGCAGCCATCGAGGCACGGTTGCAGGAAGTACTGGGACAAATTCGCCAGTGCGCGCCGCAAGCCAATGCGCAAACCAAGGCATTGTTGCTGGCCACTGAAACTGAAGCCCTAGGCCCCTTGTTGGATAAAGCCGCTGGGCAATTCGCTGCCGCCGTAACCGGTACCGAAGGCGCGGAAGGCACCATGGCCTTCGTGCAAAAACGCGCACCCAGCTGGGCACAATGA
- a CDS encoding acetyl/propionyl/methylcrotonyl-CoA carboxylase subunit alpha translates to MPAFNKILIANRGEIACRVMRTAKELGYRTVAVYSAADAGARHVQIADEAVCIGPAQVNQSYLVIDNIIAAAQKTGADAIHPGYGFLSENADFARACAAANIVFIGPTVEAIHLMGSKRLSKIAMLDAGVPCIPGYEGEAQDDDSLGSEAERIGYPLMIKASAGGGGRGMRLVHESAELLAQIRTARSEAQNAFGSGELILERAVIKPRHVEIQVFGDQHGNIVYLGERDCSVQRRHQKVVEEAPCPVMTPALRKAMGEAAVKAAASVNYVGAGTVEFLLDQSGEFFFLEMNTRLQVEHPVTELITGQDLVAWQLRAAAGLPLPLRQEEIRLTGHAMEVRLYAEDAANNFLPQTGRVLRWEPELLEGVRIDHGLLEGQEVSPFYDPMLAKVIAYGATRDEARRKLVRAVEECVLLGVNGNQRFLANLLAHPEFAAGNATTAFIPEHFADDPSLSPQSPAPAELAIAAALRYQSSANARAHQSELAGWRNAGNAPWRFMFKHGEQKLGVELEVLIAGSQPQLLARSGGEETRLQLLGSDERWLVLELNGIRRRIAYARQQDRLWLYGQRGNLELLDVTHEPASGLAGASSGTLKAPMDGAIVEVLVANGATVSKGQLLVVLEAMKMEHPIKAGVDGVIKRIAISQGDQVKNRQVLVEIEAAEA, encoded by the coding sequence ATGCCCGCCTTCAACAAGATTCTGATCGCCAACCGCGGCGAAATTGCCTGCCGGGTCATGCGCACGGCCAAAGAACTGGGCTACCGCACTGTGGCGGTGTACTCCGCAGCCGACGCGGGTGCCCGCCACGTGCAAATCGCTGACGAAGCGGTTTGCATTGGGCCGGCGCAGGTCAACCAGTCGTACCTGGTGATCGACAACATCATCGCCGCCGCGCAAAAGACCGGCGCCGATGCGATTCACCCCGGCTACGGCTTTCTCTCGGAAAACGCTGACTTCGCCCGTGCCTGTGCAGCGGCCAATATCGTGTTTATCGGCCCGACCGTTGAAGCCATCCACCTGATGGGCAGCAAGCGCCTGTCAAAAATCGCCATGCTCGATGCCGGCGTACCCTGTATTCCCGGCTACGAAGGCGAAGCGCAGGACGATGACAGCCTCGGCAGCGAAGCCGAACGCATCGGTTACCCGCTGATGATCAAGGCCAGCGCCGGCGGCGGCGGTCGCGGCATGCGTCTGGTGCATGAATCTGCCGAGTTGCTGGCGCAGATCCGTACCGCCCGCTCCGAGGCGCAGAATGCCTTCGGTTCCGGCGAGCTGATTCTGGAACGGGCGGTGATCAAACCGCGCCATGTGGAAATCCAGGTATTCGGCGATCAACACGGCAATATCGTCTATCTGGGCGAGCGTGACTGTTCGGTACAGCGGCGGCACCAGAAGGTGGTGGAAGAAGCACCCTGCCCGGTGATGACGCCCGCGCTGCGCAAGGCAATGGGTGAAGCCGCCGTCAAAGCGGCGGCCTCGGTGAATTATGTCGGCGCCGGCACCGTGGAGTTCTTGCTCGACCAGAGCGGCGAGTTCTTCTTTCTGGAAATGAACACCCGTCTACAGGTGGAACACCCGGTTACCGAGCTGATCACCGGCCAGGATCTGGTTGCCTGGCAGCTGCGCGCCGCCGCCGGCCTGCCCTTGCCGCTCAGGCAGGAAGAAATCCGGCTGACTGGCCATGCCATGGAAGTACGGCTGTACGCCGAAGATGCGGCAAATAACTTCCTGCCGCAAACCGGCCGCGTACTGCGCTGGGAGCCGGAGCTGCTGGAAGGCGTGCGCATCGACCACGGCCTGCTTGAAGGCCAGGAGGTCAGCCCGTTTTACGACCCCATGCTGGCCAAGGTGATTGCCTACGGCGCCACCCGCGACGAAGCCCGGCGCAAGCTGGTCCGCGCGGTGGAGGAATGCGTGCTGCTGGGGGTGAATGGCAACCAGCGCTTTCTGGCCAACCTGCTGGCCCACCCCGAGTTTGCCGCCGGCAACGCCACCACCGCGTTCATTCCCGAGCACTTTGCCGACGATCCGAGCCTGAGCCCGCAGTCGCCAGCGCCTGCCGAGCTGGCAATTGCCGCCGCCCTGCGCTACCAGAGCTCGGCCAATGCCCGCGCCCATCAAAGCGAACTGGCCGGCTGGCGTAACGCCGGCAACGCGCCCTGGCGTTTCATGTTCAAACACGGCGAACAGAAACTCGGCGTCGAACTGGAAGTGCTGATCGCCGGAAGCCAACCACAACTACTGGCCCGCAGCGGCGGCGAAGAAACCCGCCTGCAGCTGCTCGGCAGCGACGAGCGCTGGCTGGTCCTGGAGCTTAATGGCATTCGCCGGCGCATCGCCTATGCCCGGCAACAGGATCGGCTATGGTTGTATGGCCAGCGCGGCAATCTGGAACTGCTGGATGTCACCCACGAGCCGGCCAGCGGCCTGGCCGGCGCCAGCTCGGGCACCCTCAAGGCACCGATGGATGGCGCGATTGTCGAGGTGCTGGTGGCAAACGGCGCCACCGTGAGCAAAGGTCAGCTACTGGTGGTGCTGGAAGCGATGAAGATGGAGCACCCGATCAAGGCCGGCGTCGATGGCGTGATCAAACGCATCGCCATCAGCCAGGGCGATCAGGTGAAAAACCGCCAGGTGCTGGTCGAAATCGAAGCCGCCGAGGCCTGA
- a CDS encoding SDR family oxidoreductase has protein sequence MPLNGKTLFITGASRGIGREIALRAARDGANIVIAAKSAEAHPKLPGTIHSVAAEVAAAGGKALAIQLDVRDEAAVKVAMAQAAEHFGGIDALINNAGAIKLVGIEKLDPKRFDLMFQINTRAVMVCSQAALPYLKLSKGHILSLSPPLNLDPKWFAGYAPYTTTKYGMSMLTLGMHEEFKKYGISVNALWPKTVIATAAIEFELGGQQAFKHARTPAIMADAAYAILNSLERSISGRLLIDEEILREQGQNEFAQYRFDPEGGNLMTDLFVD, from the coding sequence ATGCCTCTCAACGGCAAAACCCTGTTTATCACTGGCGCCAGCCGCGGCATCGGTCGTGAAATCGCCCTGCGCGCCGCCCGCGACGGTGCCAATATCGTCATCGCGGCGAAAAGCGCCGAAGCCCATCCCAAGCTGCCCGGCACCATTCATTCGGTCGCCGCCGAAGTGGCAGCCGCCGGTGGCAAGGCACTGGCGATTCAACTGGATGTGCGCGACGAAGCGGCAGTCAAAGTAGCCATGGCGCAAGCGGCCGAACACTTTGGCGGCATCGATGCGCTGATCAACAACGCCGGCGCGATCAAGCTGGTCGGTATCGAGAAGCTCGATCCCAAGCGCTTTGACCTGATGTTCCAGATCAACACCCGCGCCGTGATGGTCTGCAGCCAGGCTGCCCTGCCCTATCTCAAACTGAGCAAGGGCCATATCCTCAGCCTGTCGCCACCGCTGAATCTCGACCCCAAGTGGTTTGCCGGCTACGCGCCCTACACCACCACCAAGTACGGCATGAGCATGCTTACCCTGGGTATGCACGAAGAGTTCAAGAAGTACGGCATCAGCGTCAATGCACTATGGCCGAAGACGGTGATTGCCACCGCTGCCATCGAATTCGAACTGGGCGGCCAGCAAGCCTTCAAGCATGCCCGCACGCCGGCAATCATGGCCGATGCGGCCTACGCCATCCTCAACAGCCTGGAGCGCAGCATCAGCGGTCGCCTGCTGATTGATGAGGAGATTCTGCGTGAGCAGGGACAAAACGAGTTTGCGCAGTACCGCTTCGACCCCGAAGGCGGCAACCTGATGACCGATCTGTTCGTTGACTAG